From Ipomoea triloba cultivar NCNSP0323 chromosome 5, ASM357664v1, the proteins below share one genomic window:
- the LOC116020023 gene encoding uncharacterized protein LOC116020023 isoform X1: MSVCISTLLARYMDSCKRHGVPTNPAVLSGLYKSMEQKRTHQECTIVLSLDDLEDDDLSPLIDFFQEVHSFDIDAVDILCRLPRVLNQELVLALMHAVGSKLRTANLQDILLKEDIAQDIFEGGLNCQLLKLRFTEIRKLNMAGSFAQLHTLNLDFCSSLTGLEKDCFACLPKLMRLSMCGTRIADLWTTTAALLRLPSLIELRFQNCVGCEDTGICLAPSNVSADGPGHPLSTGNLLPISEYLSLPKQPSVQSGDRDLVHIEGIMPLDLSSVSHSGAEILEPEISLSELHIKERNESPPTHLKLRDASFFSKMYASHHPSPICFEKHYREYMIVLLPRLEVLDNVPIQKNDREMAKTVYSNHFEYLPCKRTFKESVLSILHMRETRTKNLYCKTPSRVKRSASFGKSQISYSRSLCAAKFGASSCPSMHLMSHISDFINKGRKVPQPRQFEYHPSDPGLMSCGTLDGEVIIVNHEKGNVFTYIPPFGMSSSVLGLCWLNKHPSKLLVGCDNGSLRLYDINHVMAEAEGIYCSSGPVTFEKFEHLTSVHVNSTDDRFLTSGYTKKVAIFDICSGRRLHTFSDMHSEPINVAKFANHSPNMLVTSSFDHHVKMWDLRQQPIRPCYTASSSRGNVMVCFSPDDLYLLVSAIDNEVKQILAVDGRLHTDFGITSTGSAHNYTRSYYMNGRDYIISGSCDESVVRICCAQTGKRLKDLYLEDNDFGGSILVQSLRSDPFRHFHMAVLAAYPHPNSKRDIIKVNLVESC, translated from the exons ATGTCTGTTTGCATCTCTACCTTACTGGCCAG GTATATGGATTCTTGCAAGAGGCATGGTGTGCCAACCAATCCTGCTGTCCTCTCAGGGCTATATAAG TCCATGGAGCAGAAAAGAACACACCAGGAGTGCACCATAGTGCTTTCACTCGATGATCTCGAAGATGATGACTTATCTCCCCTTATTGATTTCTTCCAAGAAGTGCACTCTTTTGACATTGATGCTGTGGATATTCTTTGTAGATTGCCCCGTGTCTTGAACCAAGAGTTAGTCTTGGCCTTAATGCATGCGGTTGGTTCAAAACTACGGACTGCCAATCTCCAGGATATACTATTGAAAGAGGATATTGCACA GGATATTTTCGAAGGTGGTTTAAATTGCCAATTGCTGAAACTAAGATTCACCGAGATTCGGAAGCTCAACATGGCTGGGAGTTTTGCACAATTGCACACGCTTAATCTGGATTTCTGTTCTTCACTTACTGGCTTAGAGAAGGATTGCTTTGCTTGCCTGCCAAAACTAATGCGCCTTTCAATGTGTGGAACGAGAATTGCTGATCTTTGGACAACCACCGCTGCCTTGTTGAGACTTCCTTCTTTGATAGAACTTCGGTTTCAAAATTGTGTAGGTTGCGAAGACACTGGAATATGCCTTGCACCATCCA ATGTTTCTGCAGATGGACCGGGGCACCCACTTTCTACTGGCAATCTGTTGCCTATTTCTGAGTATCTGAGTTTACCTAAGCAGCCATCTGTTCAGTCGGGGGATAGAGATCTTGTTCATATTGAAGGGATTATGCCATTGGATTTGTCCTCTGTCTCCCATTCTGGAGCAGAAATTTTGGAACCTGAG ATCTCTCTCAGTGAATTGCATATTAAAGAGAGAAATGAGTCTCCTCCTACACACTTGAAGCTGAGAGATGCATCGTTTTTTTCTAAGATGTATGCTTCTCATCATCCATCGCCCATCTGCTTCGAGAAACACTACAGGGAGTACATGATTGTATTATTGCCTCGTCTAGAAGTGCTGGATAATGTGCCCATACAGAAAAACGACAGAGAAATGGCCAAAACTGTTTACTCAAATCATTTTGAATATCTACCATGCAAACGCACGTTCAAGGAGAGTGTTTTAAGTATTTTGCACATGCGTGAAACCAGAACAAAGAATTTATACTGCAAAACTCCTTCAAGGGTAAAGCGATCCGCTTCTTTTGGAAAAAGCCAAATTTCCTATTCCAGGTCTCTTTGTGCTGCCAAATTTGGGGCTTCATCGTGTCCTTCCATGCATCTCATGTCTCATATAAGTGATTTTATTAACAAGGGCAGAAAAGTCCCTCAACCGAGACAGTTTGAATACCACCCGTCTGATCCTGGTCTGATGTCTTGTGGAACTTTAGATGGGGAAGTGATCATCGTAAACCATGAGAAGGGAAATGTTTTTACGTACATTCCACCTTTTGGAATGAGTAGCAGCGTTTTGGGGCTTTGTTGGCTGAACAAGCATCCGTCTAAG CTACTTGTTGGTTGCGATAATGGTTCTTTGAGATTGTATGACATCAATCACGTGATGGCAGAAGCAGAAGGCATCTATTGTAGTTCTGGCCCGGTAACTTTTGAGAAGTTTGAACATTTGACTTCGGTTCATGTCAATTCAACCGATGATAGATTCCTCACGAGTGGTTATACAAAGAAAGTTGCTATATTTGATATTTGTAGTGGCAGACGCTTACATACTTTTAGCGATATGCATAGTGAACCCATCAATGTTGCTAAATTCGCAAATCATTCCCCTAATATGTTGGTCACATCATCATTTGACCATCATGTCAAAATGTGGGACTTGAGGCAGCAACCTATTCGCCCTTGCTATACTGCTTCGAGCTCGAGAGGGAATGTGATGGTCTGTTTTTCTCCCGACGATCTTTATCTTCTTGTGTCAGCTATAGACAACGAG GTGAAACAAATCTTGGCAGTCGATGGAAGACTTCATACGGATTTTGGTATAACTTCAACGGGTAGCGCTCATAATTACACGCGTTCATATTACATGAATGGGAGGGACTATATCATTAGCGGAAGTTGTGATGAATCAGTTGTGCGGATTTGCTGTGCTCAAACTGGGAAACGGTTGAAGGACTTGTATCTCGAG GATAACGACTTTGGAGGCTCAATACTGGTGCAGTCACTTCGAAGTGATCCTTTTAGA CATTTTCACATGGCGGTCTTGGCAGCGTATCCTCACCCCAACTCAAAGCGGGATATTATCAAG GTGAATCTGGTGGAATCTTGCTAG
- the LOC116020023 gene encoding uncharacterized protein LOC116020023 isoform X3 has protein sequence MEQKRTHQECTIVLSLDDLEDDDLSPLIDFFQEVHSFDIDAVDILCRLPRVLNQELVLALMHAVGSKLRTANLQDILLKEDIAQDIFEGGLNCQLLKLRFTEIRKLNMAGSFAQLHTLNLDFCSSLTGLEKDCFACLPKLMRLSMCGTRIADLWTTTAALLRLPSLIELRFQNCVGCEDTGICLAPSNVSADGPGHPLSTGNLLPISEYLSLPKQPSVQSGDRDLVHIEGIMPLDLSSVSHSGAEILEPEISLSELHIKERNESPPTHLKLRDASFFSKMYASHHPSPICFEKHYREYMIVLLPRLEVLDNVPIQKNDREMAKTVYSNHFEYLPCKRTFKESVLSILHMRETRTKNLYCKTPSRVKRSASFGKSQISYSRSLCAAKFGASSCPSMHLMSHISDFINKGRKVPQPRQFEYHPSDPGLMSCGTLDGEVIIVNHEKGNVFTYIPPFGMSSSVLGLCWLNKHPSKLLVGCDNGSLRLYDINHVMAEAEGIYCSSGPVTFEKFEHLTSVHVNSTDDRFLTSGYTKKVAIFDICSGRRLHTFSDMHSEPINVAKFANHSPNMLVTSSFDHHVKMWDLRQQPIRPCYTASSSRGNVMVCFSPDDLYLLVSAIDNEVKQILAVDGRLHTDFGITSTGSAHNYTRSYYMNGRDYIISGSCDESVVRICCAQTGKRLKDLYLEDNDFGGSILVQSLRSDPFRHFHMAVLAAYPHPNSKRDIIKVNLVESC, from the exons ATGGAGCAGAAAAGAACACACCAGGAGTGCACCATAGTGCTTTCACTCGATGATCTCGAAGATGATGACTTATCTCCCCTTATTGATTTCTTCCAAGAAGTGCACTCTTTTGACATTGATGCTGTGGATATTCTTTGTAGATTGCCCCGTGTCTTGAACCAAGAGTTAGTCTTGGCCTTAATGCATGCGGTTGGTTCAAAACTACGGACTGCCAATCTCCAGGATATACTATTGAAAGAGGATATTGCACA GGATATTTTCGAAGGTGGTTTAAATTGCCAATTGCTGAAACTAAGATTCACCGAGATTCGGAAGCTCAACATGGCTGGGAGTTTTGCACAATTGCACACGCTTAATCTGGATTTCTGTTCTTCACTTACTGGCTTAGAGAAGGATTGCTTTGCTTGCCTGCCAAAACTAATGCGCCTTTCAATGTGTGGAACGAGAATTGCTGATCTTTGGACAACCACCGCTGCCTTGTTGAGACTTCCTTCTTTGATAGAACTTCGGTTTCAAAATTGTGTAGGTTGCGAAGACACTGGAATATGCCTTGCACCATCCA ATGTTTCTGCAGATGGACCGGGGCACCCACTTTCTACTGGCAATCTGTTGCCTATTTCTGAGTATCTGAGTTTACCTAAGCAGCCATCTGTTCAGTCGGGGGATAGAGATCTTGTTCATATTGAAGGGATTATGCCATTGGATTTGTCCTCTGTCTCCCATTCTGGAGCAGAAATTTTGGAACCTGAG ATCTCTCTCAGTGAATTGCATATTAAAGAGAGAAATGAGTCTCCTCCTACACACTTGAAGCTGAGAGATGCATCGTTTTTTTCTAAGATGTATGCTTCTCATCATCCATCGCCCATCTGCTTCGAGAAACACTACAGGGAGTACATGATTGTATTATTGCCTCGTCTAGAAGTGCTGGATAATGTGCCCATACAGAAAAACGACAGAGAAATGGCCAAAACTGTTTACTCAAATCATTTTGAATATCTACCATGCAAACGCACGTTCAAGGAGAGTGTTTTAAGTATTTTGCACATGCGTGAAACCAGAACAAAGAATTTATACTGCAAAACTCCTTCAAGGGTAAAGCGATCCGCTTCTTTTGGAAAAAGCCAAATTTCCTATTCCAGGTCTCTTTGTGCTGCCAAATTTGGGGCTTCATCGTGTCCTTCCATGCATCTCATGTCTCATATAAGTGATTTTATTAACAAGGGCAGAAAAGTCCCTCAACCGAGACAGTTTGAATACCACCCGTCTGATCCTGGTCTGATGTCTTGTGGAACTTTAGATGGGGAAGTGATCATCGTAAACCATGAGAAGGGAAATGTTTTTACGTACATTCCACCTTTTGGAATGAGTAGCAGCGTTTTGGGGCTTTGTTGGCTGAACAAGCATCCGTCTAAG CTACTTGTTGGTTGCGATAATGGTTCTTTGAGATTGTATGACATCAATCACGTGATGGCAGAAGCAGAAGGCATCTATTGTAGTTCTGGCCCGGTAACTTTTGAGAAGTTTGAACATTTGACTTCGGTTCATGTCAATTCAACCGATGATAGATTCCTCACGAGTGGTTATACAAAGAAAGTTGCTATATTTGATATTTGTAGTGGCAGACGCTTACATACTTTTAGCGATATGCATAGTGAACCCATCAATGTTGCTAAATTCGCAAATCATTCCCCTAATATGTTGGTCACATCATCATTTGACCATCATGTCAAAATGTGGGACTTGAGGCAGCAACCTATTCGCCCTTGCTATACTGCTTCGAGCTCGAGAGGGAATGTGATGGTCTGTTTTTCTCCCGACGATCTTTATCTTCTTGTGTCAGCTATAGACAACGAG GTGAAACAAATCTTGGCAGTCGATGGAAGACTTCATACGGATTTTGGTATAACTTCAACGGGTAGCGCTCATAATTACACGCGTTCATATTACATGAATGGGAGGGACTATATCATTAGCGGAAGTTGTGATGAATCAGTTGTGCGGATTTGCTGTGCTCAAACTGGGAAACGGTTGAAGGACTTGTATCTCGAG GATAACGACTTTGGAGGCTCAATACTGGTGCAGTCACTTCGAAGTGATCCTTTTAGA CATTTTCACATGGCGGTCTTGGCAGCGTATCCTCACCCCAACTCAAAGCGGGATATTATCAAG GTGAATCTGGTGGAATCTTGCTAG
- the LOC116020023 gene encoding uncharacterized protein LOC116020023 isoform X2, whose product MSVCISTLLARYMDSCKRHGVPTNPAVLSGLYKSMEQKRTHQECTIVLSLDDLEDDDLSPLIDFFQEVHSFDIDAVDILCRLPRVLNQELVLALMHAVGSKLRTANLQDILLKEDIAQDIFEGGLNCQLLKLRFTEIRKLNMAGSFAQLHTLNLDFCSSLTGLEKDCFACLPKLMRLSMCGTRIADLWTTTAALLRLPSLIELRFQNCVGCEDTGICLAPSNGPGHPLSTGNLLPISEYLSLPKQPSVQSGDRDLVHIEGIMPLDLSSVSHSGAEILEPEISLSELHIKERNESPPTHLKLRDASFFSKMYASHHPSPICFEKHYREYMIVLLPRLEVLDNVPIQKNDREMAKTVYSNHFEYLPCKRTFKESVLSILHMRETRTKNLYCKTPSRVKRSASFGKSQISYSRSLCAAKFGASSCPSMHLMSHISDFINKGRKVPQPRQFEYHPSDPGLMSCGTLDGEVIIVNHEKGNVFTYIPPFGMSSSVLGLCWLNKHPSKLLVGCDNGSLRLYDINHVMAEAEGIYCSSGPVTFEKFEHLTSVHVNSTDDRFLTSGYTKKVAIFDICSGRRLHTFSDMHSEPINVAKFANHSPNMLVTSSFDHHVKMWDLRQQPIRPCYTASSSRGNVMVCFSPDDLYLLVSAIDNEVKQILAVDGRLHTDFGITSTGSAHNYTRSYYMNGRDYIISGSCDESVVRICCAQTGKRLKDLYLEDNDFGGSILVQSLRSDPFRHFHMAVLAAYPHPNSKRDIIKVNLVESC is encoded by the exons ATGTCTGTTTGCATCTCTACCTTACTGGCCAG GTATATGGATTCTTGCAAGAGGCATGGTGTGCCAACCAATCCTGCTGTCCTCTCAGGGCTATATAAG TCCATGGAGCAGAAAAGAACACACCAGGAGTGCACCATAGTGCTTTCACTCGATGATCTCGAAGATGATGACTTATCTCCCCTTATTGATTTCTTCCAAGAAGTGCACTCTTTTGACATTGATGCTGTGGATATTCTTTGTAGATTGCCCCGTGTCTTGAACCAAGAGTTAGTCTTGGCCTTAATGCATGCGGTTGGTTCAAAACTACGGACTGCCAATCTCCAGGATATACTATTGAAAGAGGATATTGCACA GGATATTTTCGAAGGTGGTTTAAATTGCCAATTGCTGAAACTAAGATTCACCGAGATTCGGAAGCTCAACATGGCTGGGAGTTTTGCACAATTGCACACGCTTAATCTGGATTTCTGTTCTTCACTTACTGGCTTAGAGAAGGATTGCTTTGCTTGCCTGCCAAAACTAATGCGCCTTTCAATGTGTGGAACGAGAATTGCTGATCTTTGGACAACCACCGCTGCCTTGTTGAGACTTCCTTCTTTGATAGAACTTCGGTTTCAAAATTGTGTAGGTTGCGAAGACACTGGAATATGCCTTGCACCATCCA ATGGACCGGGGCACCCACTTTCTACTGGCAATCTGTTGCCTATTTCTGAGTATCTGAGTTTACCTAAGCAGCCATCTGTTCAGTCGGGGGATAGAGATCTTGTTCATATTGAAGGGATTATGCCATTGGATTTGTCCTCTGTCTCCCATTCTGGAGCAGAAATTTTGGAACCTGAG ATCTCTCTCAGTGAATTGCATATTAAAGAGAGAAATGAGTCTCCTCCTACACACTTGAAGCTGAGAGATGCATCGTTTTTTTCTAAGATGTATGCTTCTCATCATCCATCGCCCATCTGCTTCGAGAAACACTACAGGGAGTACATGATTGTATTATTGCCTCGTCTAGAAGTGCTGGATAATGTGCCCATACAGAAAAACGACAGAGAAATGGCCAAAACTGTTTACTCAAATCATTTTGAATATCTACCATGCAAACGCACGTTCAAGGAGAGTGTTTTAAGTATTTTGCACATGCGTGAAACCAGAACAAAGAATTTATACTGCAAAACTCCTTCAAGGGTAAAGCGATCCGCTTCTTTTGGAAAAAGCCAAATTTCCTATTCCAGGTCTCTTTGTGCTGCCAAATTTGGGGCTTCATCGTGTCCTTCCATGCATCTCATGTCTCATATAAGTGATTTTATTAACAAGGGCAGAAAAGTCCCTCAACCGAGACAGTTTGAATACCACCCGTCTGATCCTGGTCTGATGTCTTGTGGAACTTTAGATGGGGAAGTGATCATCGTAAACCATGAGAAGGGAAATGTTTTTACGTACATTCCACCTTTTGGAATGAGTAGCAGCGTTTTGGGGCTTTGTTGGCTGAACAAGCATCCGTCTAAG CTACTTGTTGGTTGCGATAATGGTTCTTTGAGATTGTATGACATCAATCACGTGATGGCAGAAGCAGAAGGCATCTATTGTAGTTCTGGCCCGGTAACTTTTGAGAAGTTTGAACATTTGACTTCGGTTCATGTCAATTCAACCGATGATAGATTCCTCACGAGTGGTTATACAAAGAAAGTTGCTATATTTGATATTTGTAGTGGCAGACGCTTACATACTTTTAGCGATATGCATAGTGAACCCATCAATGTTGCTAAATTCGCAAATCATTCCCCTAATATGTTGGTCACATCATCATTTGACCATCATGTCAAAATGTGGGACTTGAGGCAGCAACCTATTCGCCCTTGCTATACTGCTTCGAGCTCGAGAGGGAATGTGATGGTCTGTTTTTCTCCCGACGATCTTTATCTTCTTGTGTCAGCTATAGACAACGAG GTGAAACAAATCTTGGCAGTCGATGGAAGACTTCATACGGATTTTGGTATAACTTCAACGGGTAGCGCTCATAATTACACGCGTTCATATTACATGAATGGGAGGGACTATATCATTAGCGGAAGTTGTGATGAATCAGTTGTGCGGATTTGCTGTGCTCAAACTGGGAAACGGTTGAAGGACTTGTATCTCGAG GATAACGACTTTGGAGGCTCAATACTGGTGCAGTCACTTCGAAGTGATCCTTTTAGA CATTTTCACATGGCGGTCTTGGCAGCGTATCCTCACCCCAACTCAAAGCGGGATATTATCAAG GTGAATCTGGTGGAATCTTGCTAG
- the LOC116021264 gene encoding lysine-rich arabinogalactan protein 18-like — MDRKVGFAVVLMCIVVAGVGGQSPAASPAAAKTATPPAASKAAATPAASPSTAAAPSKPKTPAPASAPPAQAPASTPPSAAVPAPAAAPPAKTPESAPPAPVPVTSPPAAAPVKSPPAAAPVQSPPSPAPEAATPPAASPPPAAAPVAPPTSSETPAPAPSKSKGKGKKKSKKHTASSPAPSPELLGPPAPPSEAPGPNADSPGPALNDESGAEKLMSMVGSLVMGWAVFGWMLL, encoded by the exons ATGGATCGGAAGGTTGGGTTTGCGGTGGTGCTTATGTGCATTGTAGTGGCCGGCGTCGGAGGTCAGTCTCCGGCCGCTTCGCCTGCTGCGGCCAAAACCGCCACTCCTCCGGCTGCATCTAAGGCCGCCGCCACTCCGGCTGCTTCGCCTTCCACAGCCGCCGCTCCTTCCAAGCCTAAAACTCCCGCTCCCGCTTCGGCTCCTCCGGCGCAGGCTCCGGCCTCTACTCCACCCTCAGCCGCAGTCCCGGCTCCAGCTGCCGCGCCGCCAGCTAAGACGCCGGAATCTGCACCCCCCGCTCCCGTGCCAGTGACCTCTCCGCCGGCCGCCGCTCCCGTGAAGTCCCCACCCGCAGCCGCACCTGTCCAATCTCCACCGTCTCCCGCGCCGGAGGCCGCCACTCCGCCTGCTGCCTCTCCCCCTCCCGCCGCGGCCCCCGTCGCCCCGCCTACGTCATCAGAGACTCCGGCTCCGGCTCCGAGCAAGAGCAAGGGCAAAGGCAAGAAGAAGAGTAAGAAGCACACCGCATCTTCACCGGCTCCTTCTCCCGAGCTTCTCGGCCCACCTGCGCCTCCTAGCGAAGCCCCCGGACCTAACGCCGACAGTCCTGGTCCGGCACTCAACGATGAG AGCGGAGCGGAGAAGTTGATGAGCATGGTGGGAAGCTTGGTAATGGGATGGGCGGTATTTGGCTGGATGTTGCTCTAG